A window from Nitrosopumilus adriaticus encodes these proteins:
- a CDS encoding chemotaxis protein CheW, which produces MNHQKNGNYAVPIQQVKEIKTVGTITKIPKSKSFVKGVMNLRGKIIPVIDVNSKIGISNNTNANHTKQRILVADSKNVLTGLLVDEVNEVLRLNKKDIETAPLEAFNDTKYIKGIAKVNEKLYVILDIPEFIGENENKDPVSQSKETDNISSEEIKNIEKDEILPEIEEIINQKING; this is translated from the coding sequence ATGAATCATCAAAAAAATGGGAATTATGCAGTTCCAATTCAGCAAGTCAAAGAAATTAAGACTGTTGGCACAATTACCAAAATACCAAAATCAAAATCATTTGTTAAAGGAGTCATGAATCTAAGAGGGAAAATTATTCCAGTAATTGATGTTAACAGTAAGATTGGGATTTCAAATAATACCAATGCCAATCACACAAAACAAAGAATTCTAGTTGCAGATTCTAAAAATGTACTTACAGGTCTTTTAGTAGATGAAGTAAATGAGGTATTAAGATTAAATAAAAAAGATATCGAGACGGCTCCATTGGAAGCATTCAATGATACAAAATACATCAAAGGGATAGCAAAAGTAAATGAGAAATTATATGTTATTTTAGATATTCCTGAATTCATAGGGGAAAACGAAAATAAAGACCCAGTATCGCAGTCAAAAGAAACTGATAATATCTCATCTGAAGAAATTAAAAATATTGAAAAGGATGAAATTCTTCCTGAAATTGAAGAAATAATAAATCAAAAAATTAATGGTTAG